Proteins from one Cellulosilyticum lentocellum DSM 5427 genomic window:
- the serS gene encoding serine--tRNA ligase, with protein sequence MLDIKLLREDLEGVKAALAKRSGNYNLDEFTELDVKRRTLLQEVEAHKSRQNAVSKQIPAMKKAGEDTTAIFAEMKQLSDEVKVLDAEVKEIDEKISNIVMRLPNLPNPLVPVGKDDTENFEMRKIGEPRNFDFEIKAHWDLGENLDILDFEKAAKVTGSRFVFYKGLGARLERAIMNFMLDMHVDKHGYTEVFPPLMVNRASMTGTGQLPKFEEDAFKVVDTDYFLIPTAEVPVTNMYRDQILDGKDLVIKHCAYTPCFRAEAGSAGRDTRGIIRQHQFNKVEMVKFTKPEDSYDELEKLTNDAEDILKTLGLPYRVVRLCTGDLGFSSAMTYDIEVWMPSYGRYVEISSCSDFEDFQARRANIKFKDNKEDKARFVHTLNGSGLAVGRTTAAILENFQQADGSVIIPEALRPYMGGIEKIEAPQK encoded by the coding sequence ATGTTAGATATCAAATTATTACGTGAAGACTTAGAAGGCGTTAAAGCAGCACTTGCTAAGAGAAGTGGTAACTACAATTTAGATGAATTTACAGAGTTAGATGTAAAAAGAAGAACCCTTCTTCAAGAAGTAGAAGCTCACAAAAGTAGACAAAATGCAGTATCTAAACAAATTCCAGCTATGAAAAAAGCAGGGGAAGATACAACTGCAATCTTTGCAGAAATGAAACAGCTTTCTGATGAAGTAAAAGTATTAGACGCAGAAGTAAAGGAAATTGATGAGAAAATCTCAAATATTGTTATGAGACTTCCAAACCTTCCTAATCCACTTGTGCCAGTTGGTAAAGATGATACAGAAAACTTTGAAATGCGTAAAATAGGAGAGCCAAGAAACTTTGACTTTGAAATCAAAGCACACTGGGATCTTGGTGAAAACTTAGATATTCTTGACTTTGAAAAAGCAGCTAAAGTAACAGGTTCTCGTTTTGTATTTTATAAAGGGCTTGGTGCTAGACTTGAACGCGCGATTATGAACTTTATGCTTGATATGCATGTAGATAAGCATGGTTATACAGAGGTATTTCCACCACTTATGGTTAATCGCGCAAGTATGACAGGTACAGGTCAGCTTCCTAAGTTTGAAGAAGACGCTTTTAAAGTAGTAGATACAGATTACTTCCTTATTCCAACAGCTGAAGTACCAGTAACCAATATGTATAGAGATCAAATTTTAGATGGTAAAGACTTAGTGATTAAACACTGTGCGTACACACCTTGCTTTAGAGCAGAAGCTGGTTCAGCAGGTCGTGATACAAGAGGAATCATTCGTCAACACCAATTCAATAAAGTAGAAATGGTTAAATTCACAAAGCCAGAAGATTCTTATGATGAACTTGAAAAACTAACAAATGATGCTGAAGATATCTTAAAAACACTTGGTCTTCCATATAGAGTAGTTAGACTTTGTACAGGAGATTTAGGTTTTAGTTCAGCTATGACGTACGATATTGAAGTTTGGATGCCAAGCTATGGTCGTTATGTAGAGATTTCAAGCTGTTCTGACTTTGAAGATTTCCAAGCAAGAAGAGCTAATATCAAATTCAAAGATAACAAAGAAGATAAAGCAAGATTTGTTCATACTTTAAATGGTAGTGGTCTTGCAGTTGGACGTACTACAGCAGCAATCTTAGAGAACTTCCAACAAGCAGATGGTTCTGTTATTATTCCGGAAGCACTTCGTCCATATATGGGTGGGATAGAAAAGATTGAAGCCCCTCAAAAATAA
- a CDS encoding alpha/beta hydrolase, whose protein sequence is MKKENKWGISWIIYIIGIMILVALSSYAMLICENNIGGWIGLGLIIIGSIIIRSKVVWKGVKFFLLWVSIIALIIVDFQLTKQVSLSGALLRELVAAKSAANANYMNEADWSAPSGYVVEKTNLGSLPIEKLSKEESNSQRVILQLHGGAYVMPLINSYRDIAIKYSQANEDCDVVTIDYRVAPKDIYPAALEDAVAAYKWLMEQGYSNENIIIAGDSAGGGLALATTLYLRDDEVPLPKAVIVMSPWANLENTSPSRTDNYDKDPCLGQGLQGIALQISNPDYVGEHDIKDPYISPVYGDYKDFPPLLVQVGTHEILYDDAIDVAKKAEAAGVKVQETTYNGMFHVFQMAWQVVPEGKKAWNEVQTFIKDVYAGQ, encoded by the coding sequence ATGAAAAAAGAAAATAAATGGGGAATAAGTTGGATTATATATATTATAGGCATAATGATACTAGTGGCATTGTCTAGCTATGCCATGTTAATCTGTGAAAATAATATAGGGGGTTGGATAGGGCTAGGTCTCATTATTATAGGCTCAATTATTATACGTAGCAAAGTAGTATGGAAAGGGGTAAAGTTTTTTTTGCTTTGGGTGTCAATCATTGCTCTTATAATTGTCGATTTCCAGTTAACAAAACAAGTAAGTTTATCAGGGGCACTTTTGAGAGAATTGGTAGCAGCAAAAAGTGCTGCTAATGCAAACTATATGAATGAAGCCGATTGGAGCGCACCAAGTGGTTATGTTGTAGAAAAAACGAATCTAGGAAGTTTGCCTATAGAAAAGCTTTCTAAAGAAGAGAGTAATAGTCAAAGAGTGATCTTGCAACTACACGGTGGTGCTTATGTTATGCCTTTAATTAATTCTTATCGAGATATAGCTATTAAATACTCACAAGCTAATGAAGATTGTGATGTAGTTACTATTGATTATAGAGTAGCACCTAAGGATATTTATCCAGCAGCACTCGAGGATGCAGTTGCAGCATATAAATGGTTAATGGAGCAAGGCTATAGTAATGAAAATATTATAATTGCAGGTGATTCAGCAGGAGGTGGATTAGCATTAGCAACTACTCTTTATTTAAGAGATGATGAAGTACCTTTACCTAAAGCAGTGATTGTGATGTCACCTTGGGCTAATCTAGAGAATACCTCACCTTCACGAACTGACAATTATGATAAAGATCCGTGTCTTGGACAAGGTTTACAAGGCATAGCTCTTCAAATTAGTAATCCTGACTATGTAGGGGAGCATGATATAAAGGATCCTTATATATCTCCTGTTTATGGTGATTATAAAGATTTTCCACCTTTACTTGTACAAGTAGGGACGCATGAAATACTTTATGATGATGCTATAGATGTAGCAAAAAAAGCAGAAGCAGCTGGAGTTAAGGTGCAAGAAACCACTTATAATGGAATGTTTCATGTTTTTCAAATGGCATGGCAAGTAGTACCTGAAGGAAAGAAGGCATGGAATGAAGTACAAACATTCATAAAAGATGTTTATGCAGGACAATAA
- a CDS encoding methyl-accepting chemotaxis protein: MEQINDEVKKVTLLHNATMDYAESRKSVNKIVLVNLAILEGLIAFGVLGIIKDINPIYTTLVWGSIFLSMSLSIFKYKQNPENQSLRWINFSSFFIMYTITMFTCNMKMLYTYIIPLIVIYYLYYDYKLIKIIGISTILCNLIYVIVSGVLHPIVDQASFRDLFMQVISISAVCITVMLGTKIAILLNDSQTYHIQEGADKQQELLKEVLTTARVLDTNAKDVYDIVSELELSSDIINNAVSDISKGVVNTVGNIQSQTELTSKIGDMIEETKTASECMRQISEDTIESMNKGVSIVDELGSQTDLLNENSDNVYKSMINLNEKVIEIQRLTKNITSISEQTNILSLNATIESARVGEAGKGFAVVANEVRNLATQSGELTRNITQIVNELQEMANESVKMMMNFRQTNEKQNESIKDTEKIFKETIGNMSQVNDNIKLVSNKVEEVFESNQQIVNSIHEISAVSEETMAGVEETNLTTEKNKARTKQTKAIAEVLLSTSNEMKKYL; encoded by the coding sequence ATGGAGCAAATTAATGATGAAGTTAAGAAGGTAACATTATTACATAATGCAACGATGGATTATGCAGAAAGTAGAAAAAGTGTTAATAAAATAGTACTAGTTAATTTAGCTATATTAGAAGGATTAATTGCATTTGGTGTGTTAGGAATCATAAAGGATATTAATCCTATATATACGACGTTAGTATGGGGATCAATTTTCTTAAGCATGAGTCTATCTATCTTTAAGTATAAGCAAAATCCGGAGAATCAATCTTTAAGGTGGATTAATTTCAGTAGTTTCTTTATTATGTATACAATCACCATGTTTACTTGTAACATGAAAATGCTTTATACATATATCATCCCTTTAATCGTTATTTATTATTTATACTACGATTATAAGCTGATTAAGATCATAGGAATCAGTACTATTTTATGTAATTTGATTTATGTGATAGTTTCGGGAGTACTTCATCCTATTGTAGACCAAGCAAGTTTTAGAGATTTATTTATGCAGGTCATATCCATTAGTGCTGTTTGTATTACAGTTATGCTAGGTACCAAAATTGCTATACTTCTTAATGATAGTCAGACGTATCATATTCAAGAAGGTGCCGACAAACAGCAAGAATTATTAAAAGAAGTGTTAACAACAGCGAGAGTGTTAGATACAAATGCAAAGGATGTTTATGATATTGTTTCAGAACTAGAGTTATCTAGTGATATTATAAATAATGCAGTAAGTGATATTTCTAAAGGGGTTGTTAATACCGTAGGCAATATTCAAAGTCAAACAGAGCTTACCAGTAAAATAGGGGATATGATTGAAGAAACCAAAACAGCCTCAGAATGTATGAGACAGATTTCAGAGGATACCATCGAATCTATGAACAAAGGAGTAAGCATAGTTGACGAGTTAGGGAGTCAAACAGACCTTTTAAATGAAAATAGTGATAATGTATATAAGTCAATGATTAATTTAAACGAAAAGGTTATAGAGATTCAACGTCTTACCAAAAATATAACGTCTATATCTGAACAAACTAATATTCTTTCTCTTAATGCAACTATTGAAAGTGCTCGTGTTGGAGAAGCTGGTAAAGGTTTTGCTGTAGTGGCTAATGAAGTAAGAAATCTAGCAACACAAAGTGGTGAATTAACAAGAAATATTACTCAGATTGTAAATGAGTTACAAGAGATGGCAAATGAGTCTGTGAAAATGATGATGAACTTTAGACAAACTAATGAAAAGCAGAATGAAAGTATTAAAGATACCGAAAAGATATTTAAAGAAACAATTGGAAATATGAGTCAGGTTAATGATAATATCAAGCTTGTATCTAATAAAGTAGAAGAGGTTTTTGAGTCTAACCAACAAATTGTTAATAGCATACATGAAATCTCGGCGGTTAGTGAAGAAACGATGGCAGGTGTAGAAGAAACAAATTTAACAACTGAGAAAAATAAAGCACGTACAAAGCAAACCAAAGCTATTGCTGAAGTACTACTAAGTACTTCTAATGAAATGAAAAAGTATCTATAG
- a CDS encoding SWIM zinc finger family protein, translating into MKVNYDYASPSLCTQENNQTTLGLSPDLSRSEQVSFLGRLKHPLIFRDAMLMLRQIVISDARPAKKERVEFFDWLDREIERRVVLHDQYAPQLRASLSQDIDETIEALGSKDDEIAKLLEVKAALKKEIDASDTWKDYYKLERSFWQYIKNKDLDLWFVLDPVITVHEDQVSFEAFSLDESIYGILSIDKEEFELLAPPKLGTTNIDFSYKLAQEMERFRTYNDVVLSVNPGGFTVASGVLPEHLEKKIDLPETWIKGFNQVSAAASLDGLELDLSPIDFYDICSFLKRHKAHKSPRYMKWVLTPNKPIEIVFEPFKTVLTLQTYYTGSKKREEKIWGRRRFLVAEKLIPLAKSFKVKLLGFGMPQFITADLGTMKLTIGLSSWSSNDWVKGTAFNVMAGFIGEGNYPKIYKLLKEKRALSFDQIYHLIPEDSKSLCKAGIGSLLKRGEGYFDLVHGLIRFRQLCNTPIPLALYETTPIETKVQNHLNEGMDYFTAQLNPEQIFTFTHHLQMPNEKYHRWNFRNTPDYEREFDLTDTTLSINNDGEICMVNCNCRVFQKGPRNISAPCAHILALYMMSSKFLKLDLEYHKVYKINDIMETLL; encoded by the coding sequence ATGAAAGTTAATTATGATTATGCAAGTCCTTCTCTTTGCACCCAAGAAAATAATCAAACAACTCTAGGCCTTAGTCCTGATCTTTCAAGAAGTGAGCAAGTTTCCTTTTTAGGACGTTTAAAGCACCCTCTCATTTTTCGTGATGCTATGCTTATGCTTAGACAAATTGTTATTTCAGATGCAAGGCCCGCTAAAAAAGAGCGTGTAGAATTTTTTGACTGGTTAGATAGAGAAATTGAACGCCGTGTTGTATTACATGACCAATATGCCCCTCAGTTAAGAGCTTCTCTTTCTCAAGATATTGATGAAACCATAGAAGCACTTGGTTCAAAAGATGATGAAATTGCTAAATTACTAGAGGTAAAAGCTGCTTTAAAGAAAGAAATTGATGCTTCTGATACTTGGAAAGACTACTATAAGCTAGAACGTAGCTTTTGGCAATATATCAAAAACAAGGATTTAGACCTCTGGTTTGTTTTAGATCCTGTTATTACAGTTCATGAAGATCAAGTATCTTTCGAGGCTTTTTCTTTAGATGAATCTATTTATGGTATCTTATCCATAGACAAAGAGGAATTTGAACTCTTAGCACCTCCTAAGCTGGGCACTACCAATATTGACTTTTCTTACAAACTTGCTCAGGAAATGGAACGCTTTCGAACCTATAATGATGTAGTTCTTTCTGTTAATCCTGGTGGCTTTACTGTAGCTAGCGGTGTCCTACCTGAACATTTAGAAAAGAAAATTGACTTACCTGAAACTTGGATTAAAGGCTTTAATCAGGTCTCTGCAGCTGCTAGCTTAGATGGTTTAGAACTAGACTTATCACCTATTGATTTTTATGACATTTGTAGCTTTTTGAAAAGACATAAAGCTCATAAAAGTCCTCGTTATATGAAATGGGTTTTGACACCTAATAAGCCTATTGAAATTGTCTTTGAACCTTTTAAAACAGTTCTTACTTTACAAACCTATTATACTGGAAGCAAAAAACGCGAGGAAAAGATTTGGGGCAGACGCCGTTTTCTGGTGGCCGAAAAATTAATTCCTTTAGCCAAAAGCTTTAAAGTGAAACTTCTGGGCTTTGGTATGCCTCAGTTTATTACAGCTGACTTAGGTACTATGAAACTTACAATCGGTTTATCCTCTTGGTCTAGTAATGATTGGGTCAAAGGGACAGCCTTTAATGTTATGGCAGGTTTTATTGGTGAAGGTAATTATCCAAAAATCTACAAGCTTTTAAAAGAAAAGCGTGCCTTAAGCTTTGATCAAATCTATCACTTGATTCCGGAAGACTCTAAATCGCTTTGCAAAGCTGGCATTGGTAGCCTCTTAAAACGTGGTGAGGGCTACTTTGACTTAGTCCATGGTCTTATTCGTTTTAGACAGCTTTGTAATACACCTATTCCTCTAGCCTTATATGAGACAACACCTATTGAAACAAAGGTACAAAATCATTTAAATGAAGGAATGGATTATTTTACGGCTCAGCTTAATCCAGAACAAATCTTTACTTTTACCCATCATCTTCAAATGCCTAATGAAAAATATCACCGCTGGAATTTTAGAAATACCCCTGACTATGAAAGAGAATTTGATTTAACGGATACAACTCTTTCTATTAATAATGATGGTGAGATTTGCATGGTAAACTGCAACTGTAGAGTTTTCCAAAAAGGTCCTAGAAATATCTCTGCGCCTTGTGCTCATATTCTTGCTTTATATATGATGTCCTCAAAATTTTTAAAGCTAGATTTAGAATATCATAAGGTTTATAAAATAAATGATATTATGGAGACGTTATTATGA
- a CDS encoding ammonium transporter, with the protein MSMYSSVSVIWVLVAAALVFFMQAGFAMVETGFTRAKNAGNIIMKNLMDFAIGTPIYWLFGFGLMFAGSSALVGGIDLFSMGDYASVLPEGIPKYVFFIFQTVFCATAATIVSGAMAERTKFISYCIYSAVISAVIYPISGHWIWGGGWLSQLGFHDFAGSTAVHMVGGVAALVGAKILGPRIGKYAKDGTAKAIPGHSITLGALGVFILWFCWFGFNGGSTVSAEGDEALMAMGSIFTTTNLAAAVATVTTMIITWIRYKKPDVSMTLNGSLAGLVAITAGCDVVDPMGAFFIGIIAGFVVVFGIEFIDKVLKIDDPVGAIGVHGCCGAVGTILTGLFSTSEGLFYGHGAKFLGIQLLGVVSVFFWVAITMTIVFLVLKHTVGLRVAPEEEISGLDLPEHGLVSAYADFYTMNGGAMGEVAATKDKAKVSPEVAVPVERALKPTEVGSDVKMTQIRIITKESQFEALKAAMNTIGITGMTVNHVLGCGMQKGATEYYRGVPLEINLLPKIQVDIVVCKIPVSTVVEEAKRVLYTGHIGDGKIFVYDVENVIKVRTGEEGYEALQDVQ; encoded by the coding sequence ATGAGTATGTATTCATCAGTAAGTGTCATTTGGGTATTAGTAGCAGCAGCATTAGTATTTTTTATGCAAGCAGGATTCGCTATGGTTGAAACAGGTTTTACAAGAGCTAAAAATGCAGGAAACATTATTATGAAGAATTTAATGGACTTTGCCATTGGTACACCCATTTATTGGCTATTTGGCTTTGGATTAATGTTTGCCGGAAGTAGTGCCCTTGTGGGGGGAATTGACCTATTTAGTATGGGGGATTATGCTTCGGTTCTACCAGAAGGTATCCCTAAGTATGTATTTTTTATTTTCCAAACCGTTTTTTGTGCCACAGCAGCAACGATTGTATCTGGTGCCATGGCAGAGAGAACGAAATTTATTTCATACTGTATTTACAGTGCAGTCATTAGTGCAGTTATTTACCCTATATCTGGTCATTGGATTTGGGGTGGGGGTTGGCTGTCACAATTAGGTTTCCATGATTTTGCTGGATCTACAGCAGTTCATATGGTGGGAGGTGTTGCAGCACTTGTTGGTGCTAAGATATTAGGACCACGAATAGGTAAGTACGCTAAAGATGGTACAGCTAAGGCAATACCAGGGCATAGTATTACCCTTGGGGCATTAGGAGTTTTCATTCTTTGGTTCTGCTGGTTTGGATTTAATGGTGGGTCTACGGTGAGTGCAGAAGGTGATGAAGCACTTATGGCTATGGGATCTATTTTTACAACTACTAACTTAGCAGCAGCAGTAGCAACAGTAACAACTATGATTATTACTTGGATTCGTTATAAAAAACCGGATGTATCCATGACATTAAATGGTTCTTTAGCAGGGCTTGTAGCTATTACAGCAGGATGTGATGTGGTAGATCCTATGGGGGCATTCTTTATTGGTATTATTGCAGGCTTTGTCGTAGTTTTTGGTATTGAGTTTATTGATAAGGTATTAAAGATTGATGATCCTGTTGGTGCCATTGGGGTTCATGGCTGTTGTGGTGCAGTAGGAACTATTTTGACAGGGCTTTTCTCTACTTCAGAAGGACTTTTTTACGGACATGGCGCTAAATTTTTAGGTATTCAATTATTAGGCGTTGTATCAGTCTTTTTCTGGGTAGCCATTACCATGACGATTGTATTTTTGGTTTTAAAACACACAGTTGGTTTAAGAGTAGCACCAGAAGAAGAGATTAGTGGTCTAGATTTACCAGAACATGGTCTAGTTAGTGCTTATGCAGATTTTTATACTATGAATGGGGGGGCTATGGGAGAAGTTGCTGCAACAAAAGACAAAGCGAAAGTTAGTCCTGAGGTGGCTGTTCCTGTAGAGCGTGCATTAAAACCTACAGAAGTAGGCTCTGATGTAAAAATGACTCAAATTAGAATTATAACTAAAGAAAGTCAATTTGAAGCTTTAAAAGCAGCCATGAATACTATTGGTATAACAGGAATGACAGTTAATCATGTATTAGGATGTGGTATGCAAAAAGGTGCTACTGAATATTATCGTGGTGTACCTTTGGAAATTAACTTACTTCCTAAAATCCAAGTAGACATTGTAGTATGTAAAATTCCAGTAAGTACAGTGGTTGAAGAAGCTAAACGGGTATTATACACAGGACATATTGGAGATGGTAAGATTTTTGTTTATGATGTAGAAAATGTTATCAAGGTTCGTACAGGTGAAGAAGGATATGAGGCCCTCCAAGATGTACAATAA
- a CDS encoding TM2 domain-containing protein encodes MKCKNCGQELGERVKVCPICQAEQGINEVGNRSQEQMQEDLMNEQEGINKIFQQDYLNKVSLQNEMSGHEKEVLEEEVYEHQKSRLIAGLLQLFLGGFGVGRFYLGYTGVAVGQLCTLPLFGIGYIWGFIDGILILCGQLDLDADGVPLKG; translated from the coding sequence ATGAAATGTAAAAATTGTGGGCAAGAGCTAGGGGAACGAGTAAAGGTTTGTCCTATATGCCAAGCAGAACAAGGAATAAATGAAGTAGGCAATAGGTCACAAGAACAAATGCAAGAGGACTTAATGAATGAGCAAGAAGGAATTAATAAAATATTCCAGCAAGATTATTTAAACAAAGTAAGCCTTCAAAATGAAATGAGTGGTCATGAAAAGGAAGTTTTAGAGGAAGAAGTTTATGAACATCAAAAGTCTAGATTAATCGCTGGGTTACTTCAACTTTTTTTAGGTGGATTTGGAGTGGGAAGATTTTATTTGGGTTACACAGGAGTAGCAGTAGGCCAGTTATGTACCCTACCTTTGTTTGGAATCGGATATATTTGGGGATTTATTGATGGTATTTTAATTTTATGTGGGCAACTAGATTTAGATGCAGATGGGGTGCCACTAAAAGGCTAA
- a CDS encoding DUF5067 domain-containing protein has translation MKKWIITTVLLICICAGAVAYAIIAPNFNISEKAKQTTGNSIASSDKESANYIDENKLIHLNDEYTIQIKELQYGTKDDKKIAMFVMEYTNNTSEYDSYGMSVLCKAYQSDRELKSTITIDDNYPNESMTEVRNGQSTQVVQYYELENLNDNVYLHFRKGWGQSDSESVEIYYTLK, from the coding sequence ATGAAAAAATGGATAATCACAACTGTATTGCTCATATGTATTTGTGCTGGTGCTGTAGCGTATGCAATAATAGCACCAAATTTTAATATCAGTGAGAAAGCTAAGCAAACCACTGGTAATTCTATTGCTTCATCTGATAAAGAATCGGCAAATTATATTGATGAAAATAAACTAATACATTTAAATGATGAATATACAATACAGATTAAAGAACTCCAATATGGAACAAAGGATGATAAAAAAATAGCTATGTTTGTAATGGAATATACTAATAATACTTCAGAGTATGATAGCTATGGAATGTCTGTTCTATGCAAAGCATATCAATCAGATAGAGAGTTAAAATCTACAATAACAATTGATGACAACTATCCTAATGAAAGCATGACAGAGGTTAGAAACGGCCAAAGTACTCAGGTTGTTCAATATTATGAATTAGAGAATTTAAATGATAATGTGTATCTACATTTCAGAAAAGGATGGGGCCAATCTGATAGTGAGTCAGTTGAAATATACTATACTCTAAAATAA
- a CDS encoding flagellin N-terminal helical domain-containing protein, whose protein sequence is MIINHNIAALRAFRYGKQISAQQMKVMTQLSSGLRINSAADDAAGLAISERMRAQIRGLNQASRNAQDGISLIQTAEGATNEVHSILNRIRELAVQSANGTYTDEERNNMQFEVDELLKEIGNISKNTEFNKMSLLDGTTNNNGTDNNSRITLQVGANKGQIMELEIGSMTTNALGINGLSIATAGDAQNAIDVIDEAVNRTSKTRSKLGAYQNRLEHTINNLENQAENLTAAESRIRDVDMAKAMMEYARLEILSQANTFIQMQSIKQGERVLALLKSLERS, encoded by the coding sequence ATGATTATTAATCATAATATAGCTGCACTACGGGCTTTTAGATATGGTAAGCAAATTTCGGCTCAGCAAATGAAAGTCATGACACAGTTATCAAGTGGACTTAGAATTAATTCAGCAGCTGATGATGCAGCTGGCTTAGCTATATCCGAAAGAATGAGAGCTCAAATTAGAGGACTCAATCAAGCAAGTCGTAATGCCCAAGATGGTATTTCATTAATTCAAACAGCTGAAGGTGCTACGAATGAAGTGCATAGCATATTAAATAGAATAAGGGAACTAGCTGTTCAATCTGCTAATGGTACTTATACGGATGAAGAAAGAAATAATATGCAATTTGAAGTAGATGAATTACTTAAGGAAATAGGGAATATCTCTAAAAACACTGAGTTTAATAAGATGTCATTGCTTGATGGAACTACCAATAATAATGGTACAGATAATAATTCACGTATTACACTGCAAGTGGGAGCAAATAAAGGGCAGATTATGGAGTTAGAAATAGGTAGTATGACAACGAATGCTTTGGGAATTAATGGGTTAAGCATAGCAACAGCAGGAGATGCACAAAATGCCATTGATGTGATTGATGAAGCTGTCAACAGAACCTCTAAAACTAGATCAAAATTAGGAGCGTATCAAAATCGCTTAGAGCACACCATTAATAACCTAGAAAATCAAGCAGAGAATTTAACGGCTGCAGAAAGCCGCATTAGAGATGTGGATATGGCAAAAGCAATGATGGAGTATGCTAGACTAGAGATTCTGTCTCAAGCCAATACCTTTATTCAAATGCAGAGTATTAAGCAAGGTGAGCGTGTATTAGCATTGTTAAAAAGTTTAGAAAGATCATAA
- a CDS encoding reverse transcriptase domain-containing protein — protein MIDQTHSQNQRQSYRSEVSQKGKKEFTLLKMQEYGFWPKNLPTPYEKQKAETKEDYEKRKALLKEYDKLSNDLANLYGEKEAINLKLQELKKKYTATWDYEKIRQDIAKTIMAESIARRAERKKEREVAQAEKSAAWQKAKTENIVFIGKGYSSGLQDKLTHTSKLESLGLPLIETDHQLASFLGLTYTELRFLTYHRDVVTSDHYYRYEIPKKKGGFRQIAAPKPLLKQVQRKILVEILEKLPIAEEAHGFIKNRSVVSSAEAHIKAPTLLITMDLENFFPTLTFERVRGMYKSFGYSGYIASLLAMLCTYCERMTIEVSGTTKYVKTSPRILPQGSPASPMITNIICKNLDHRLKGLSATYQLTYSRYADDMSFSYNEAEENLKLGQFLGLVSLIVEDEGFHIKASKTKILRPHNRQCLTGIVINNEEIGVPKKWVKNLRAAIHHAKLLNQTGQPIPTSLSQEIQGKTSWLKSVNPERYKTIIEAGLSVIAHF, from the coding sequence ATGATAGATCAAACACATTCACAAAATCAAAGACAAAGTTATCGAAGTGAAGTAAGTCAAAAAGGTAAAAAGGAATTTACTTTATTAAAAATGCAGGAATACGGCTTTTGGCCTAAAAATTTACCTACACCATATGAAAAGCAAAAAGCTGAAACTAAAGAAGATTATGAAAAGCGAAAAGCACTATTAAAAGAATACGACAAGCTTAGTAATGACCTGGCCAATCTTTATGGAGAAAAAGAGGCCATTAATCTTAAGCTTCAGGAATTAAAAAAGAAATATACTGCCACCTGGGATTATGAAAAAATCCGCCAAGACATTGCCAAAACTATTATGGCAGAGTCAATAGCTAGACGAGCTGAGCGTAAAAAAGAACGCGAAGTAGCCCAAGCTGAAAAATCAGCCGCTTGGCAAAAAGCAAAAACTGAAAACATTGTTTTTATCGGTAAAGGTTACTCTAGTGGTCTGCAAGACAAATTGACCCATACTAGCAAATTAGAAAGTTTAGGTCTCCCCCTTATCGAAACAGATCATCAGTTAGCTAGTTTTCTGGGACTTACCTATACAGAGCTAAGATTCCTTACTTATCATCGTGATGTGGTCACCTCTGACCATTACTATCGCTATGAAATACCTAAGAAAAAAGGCGGATTTCGCCAAATAGCTGCCCCTAAGCCCCTTTTAAAACAGGTTCAAAGAAAAATTCTAGTAGAAATACTAGAAAAATTACCTATTGCTGAAGAAGCTCATGGGTTTATTAAAAATCGCTCTGTTGTTTCTAGTGCCGAGGCCCACATAAAAGCGCCTACATTATTGATTACCATGGACCTAGAAAACTTCTTTCCTACCCTTACCTTTGAGCGAGTAAGAGGTATGTATAAAAGCTTTGGCTACTCAGGTTATATCGCTTCTTTACTAGCTATGCTTTGCACCTATTGTGAGCGCATGACTATTGAAGTAAGTGGAACTACTAAATATGTAAAAACTTCACCTCGCATACTTCCTCAAGGCTCTCCTGCAAGCCCTATGATTACCAATATTATTTGTAAAAATCTAGACCATCGTTTAAAGGGCCTATCAGCTACCTATCAGCTGACCTATTCTAGATATGCTGATGATATGAGCTTTAGCTATAACGAAGCTGAGGAAAATCTTAAGTTAGGGCAGTTTCTAGGATTAGTAAGTCTCATTGTAGAAGATGAAGGGTTTCATATTAAAGCTTCAAAAACGAAAATACTTCGTCCTCATAACAGGCAATGTTTAACAGGCATCGTTATTAATAATGAAGAAATAGGCGTTCCTAAAAAGTGGGTCAAAAATCTTCGTGCTGCCATTCATCACGCCAAACTCCTTAACCAAACAGGTCAGCCTATTCCTACTTCGTTATCACAAGAAATTCAAGGTAAAACCTCTTGGCTTAAAAGTGTCAATCCTGAACGCTACAAAACTATTATTGAAGCTGGTTTAAGTGTAATAGCTCATTTCTAA